The region TTGCAAGGTTCAGTTTTTGTCTGATACGAAAAGCTTTGTACTGGGATTTGAGATGATCAGTCGATCATTTACTTAATTTTCATAATTTTCAGGTACAGTTTCAATCTATGTTCCCTTTATACGATTCAAGTCCCCAAAAATCATTTCCTTTTGTAAACTACCTGATTATTGCCGCAAATCTTTTGGTTTTTTTTCTTCAGATATCAGCATCCAGTTTTGACGGATTTATTCTTCAGTACGGTTTCATACCGCAGGAATTCAGTCTGCTAAACCCTGCTGCCTATTTTTATGTTTTCAGCTCTATGTTTATGCATGGCGGACTACTCCATATCGGTTCAAATCTTTGGTTTTTGCACATTTTTGGAGATAATGTTGAGGACGAACTCGGGCATTTGAAATACCTTGTATTTTATCTAGCCGCGGGTGTTGCCGCGACCCTTGCACAGTATTTTACGGATCCTGCCAGCACGATTCCGCTTATCGGCGCGTCGGGTGCGATATCCGGTGTCACGGGCGCATATTTTATTCTTTTCCGTCAGGCACGCATCAGGACTCTGGTAACGACAGGCTTCTACAT is a window of Candidatus Roizmanbacteria bacterium DNA encoding:
- a CDS encoding rhomboid family intramembrane serine protease → MFPLYDSSPQKSFPFVNYLIIAANLLVFFLQISASSFDGFILQYGFIPQEFSLLNPAAYFYVFSSMFMHGGLLHIGSNLWFLHIFGDNVEDELGHLKYLVFYLAAGVAATLAQYFTDPASTIPLIGASGAISGVTGAYFILFRQARIRTLVTTGFYIRTVDLPASFFLGVWFFIQLLSGFTTYGAGEGGVAWFAHIGGFVFGWVAAMLLGKKSSE